One Candidatus Nitronauta litoralis genomic window, GGGAAAAAACGATGTCGCGATGCATGTCTCCCGGGTAGAACGTCAGGGTTCCGGATGGCAGGATGAAATCTGTACCTGCCGTTGCGGTACCACCGGTGACCGTGTAATCAACTGTAACAATTGAAGAGAAAGGATTTGAAAGGGTGACCGGAATCTGGCTGGGCTGCCGGAATTCCGGGCCGGAGGATACCACATTGGGAAAGCCTACAGTTGGGGGCAGATCATCATCGTGGATCAGAGTGAAGCTGTAGGGGATGGTTCCCTGTTGTGCTCCCGTAACGGAAAAGAAGACCGCAAACATATACTCCAGTCCTTCAGCAACGGTGTCGTCGATGAGGGTCAAGGGTATGGTCGCTGTGGTCTGGCCCGGTGCAAAATCGAGCGAACCCGGAGGAAGTGTATAGTCAGTGCCGTCAGTCGCGTTGCCTGGAATGGAGTAATAGATCACGTTGACCGGGTATTCCGCCGGATTCGACATTTTGATCTTCAGGTTGACCGTTTCCTGTGATTCAGGTGCATCATTCTGAAAAGATAAAAACGTGACAAACGGCAGGTCGTCATCACTGATGGTAGCCGTGTGCAGGGCTGGTGCCCCGATTGTTGCGTTACTCGGACCCGCCAGGGTGATCTCAACTGTTTCGTCAACGATTGCTTCGGCAATGGCATCGTCTTGAATGTCAAGAATGATGCTTTGTTGTGTTTCACCTGGAATAAAATTCAGAATTCCCGCAGCCAGAGTGTAGTCGGTTCCGCCTCCTGTTGCGGTACCGCCAGTAACAGCGTAGTTGATCGAGACGGGCAGTACATAGGAATTGGACAGGACGACCGGGATATCACCGACAATCTGATTTTCAACAAAACTGCTGGTCGGGTTGTCAAAGGCAACTGATGGCAGGGTGTCGTCATCGAGAATGGTCAGGGTGTGAACAGTTGTTCCACCGAGTCCTGCATTGACCGGATTGAACAGGGTGATCTCAACAGTTTCCGGGCCTTCTGCCAATCCGTCATTATTTATGTTTATGGGAATAGGGCGCGTGGTCTGGCCCGGATTGAAAGTCAACGTTCCGTTCGACAATGTATAATCAGTTCCTCCGCCCGTAGCGCTGCCGCCTGTGACTGTGTAATCAACCGTGGCCGTTGAGCCGAGTGACTGTGACAGGTTCACATTGACGTTTACTGTTCCGCTGGATTCAGGATGACTGGAAGAGGCACTGGCAAAATTCAAGGTCGCCGCCGACAGGATCTGGGTAACAGCAGCGTCCACCTGGATGCGAGGATGCGTCAAGCCGTTGCGGGTATCGAGAATCGGTTGGCCGGTGGTTTGCAGTGCTGTCAGAATTTCCGTGACCGTTGCCGTTGGATTGGCCTGGCGCATGATGGCCCAGGTTCCTGCTACATGTGGGGCCGCCATTGAGGTTCCGCTGAAAAAGGCAAATCCGTTACTGGGTGGAATGGAGGAACGGATAGAAGAACCCGGTGCAAGCAGGCTCAGGAATGATGCGCTGTTGGAAAAACTGGAGACGTTATCGGATTTGGTTGTCGAGCCCACACTGACAGCAGTTGAAATACAGGCCGGTGCCCCCATGGCATTGGTAAATCCACTGTTGCCCGATGAGATGGCTGTTGCGATCCCGACAGCTCTTAAATTGTCGATGGCCGCTTTTCGGGCACTTTGAACCGCATCGCAGTTTGAAGAATAGCTTCCGCCCCCAAGGCTCATATTTGCAGATGCAATATTGAACGTACCGCTAAGGGCCAAAACACGTTCGAGGCCCATTATCTGATCGGATGAATAAGACAACACGCAAGGTGCCGGGCGCGGCGAACAGGTCGAAGCACTGTCAAATCGCGAGAATACCTGGATAGCGATGATATCAGCTTCCCTGGCAACCCCGCTGAATGAGGCTCCATCACCCGCCGCGATTCCTGCCACATGGGTCCCGTGGTCGCATGTTGCAACGGACAGTGACGGATTGTTAGCGCTGCACTCGACTCCGGAACCGACGGCAGTGGATGCTTGCACCCCTCCGGGACAGACGGAATGAATGGTCGAGCCGGAAGTCGTGGAGTAGCAGGCTTCCGAGACGACTTTACCGGATAAAAAGTTGTGCGTTTTATCGACACCTGTATCGAGAATGGCGACGGCCCAGCCGTTACCGGTGTAACCCGGTCCCATGGTCCAGGCGGTATCCGCTCCAATAAGTG contains:
- a CDS encoding S8 family serine peptidase; this translates as MTCCKTKVREHFSFIHLIARTLTLFLTISLLIPQVLFAANLQNDLMSKAQTEGTVRIIARLNTSMPNSPMSPGSDGRAYRSAISNTQQDVLNSLSGLTGANSKQPLPGIVRPVKGVKKFRYHPLLALEADSATLLQLSADPRILEIIEDVPEPPNLSQSIPLIGADTAWTMGPGYTGNGWAVAILDTGVDKTHNFLSGKVVSEACYSTTSGSTIHSVCPGGVQASTAVGSGVECSANNPSLSVATCDHGTHVAGIAAGDGASFSGVAREADIIAIQVFSRFDSASTCSPRPAPCVLSYSSDQIMGLERVLALSGTFNIASANMSLGGGSYSSNCDAVQSARKAAIDNLRAVGIATAISSGNSGFTNAMGAPACISTAVSVGSTTKSDNVSSFSNSASFLSLLAPGSSIRSSIPPSNGFAFFSGTSMAAPHVAGTWAIMRQANPTATVTEILTALQTTGQPILDTRNGLTHPRIQVDAAVTQILSAATLNFASASSSHPESSGTVNVNVNLSQSLGSTATVDYTVTGGSATGGGTDYTLSNGTLTFNPGQTTRPIPININNDGLAEGPETVEITLFNPVNAGLGGTTVHTLTILDDDTLPSVAFDNPTSSFVENQIVGDIPVVLSNSYVLPVSINYAVTGGTATGGGTDYTLAAGILNFIPGETQQSIILDIQDDAIAEAIVDETVEITLAGPSNATIGAPALHTATISDDDLPFVTFLSFQNDAPESQETVNLKIKMSNPAEYPVNVIYYSIPGNATDGTDYTLPPGSLDFAPGQTTATIPLTLIDDTVAEGLEYMFAVFFSVTGAQQGTIPYSFTLIHDDDLPPTVGFPNVVSSGPEFRQPSQIPVTLSNPFSSIVTVDYTVTGGTATAGTDFILPSGTLTFYPGDMHRDIVFSPILDGLGDAGETIEVTLSSPTNATVGPIAAHTYTLTESFISPTNLFVGDVSQSDLFAFEANGALEFNYGAASPVTTPLGMAFHPVRDSLTVTDASSADVVEIDANADPKGSVNQTAAHLADPVGIAYHPTTHDMFVLDRGNLGNVHVFDEHTGVSLGVFGQTLDRLFDPQGGIVFHPVTNNLLVSDFSQGMVLEFDGTTGAYLGFFGETPFFLTNPMGMAFHPVTGNLLVVDQSSGNVVEFDGPTGAHIGPFGQTGNLTNPQGGIGFQPSTGNLFVVDATDVREFDGATGADFGPFGSTAANLVQPSFLSFYGVHPGSIVAHHPNNWEEIVTATSLAANSTASLFVSNSGDTPINYSVVANEAGVTLLGPVTGTLGPRSTLEIEIQLDLATAGINSGNVVRNFTITNTTNGSGNSVQTLTFIPDSSL